Genomic DNA from Lactuca sativa cultivar Salinas chromosome 8, Lsat_Salinas_v11, whole genome shotgun sequence:
acTTTGTTGCCCTTCGAACTGCATATAGTATATACATTTCAAATGACATGAAATACATTGATAAAACTTTACTTTTtacctttttaaaaaaaaaataagtattgTTTCTTTATTTTATATCAATTGGATTTCAATTGGTTGTGTAAATTTGCATAACAAAGAATTTTGCAATTACAAAAAAATAGGCGATTAAAGGTATCCATAGTCTACTAACATACGATTTATATAAATTTGATATCTTTTCCCTTAttcaatttttggatttttagcaGGATACGTTAAATGTACAATTGATTACAATGAGAAACGGCTATTCTATCTCCAGGTCAGTCATAtactcgattatgattacagttAGGTTTATTTTatttggagttacaaaaaattGTTTTGGTTTTTGGTGCCACTGTTCGGTTCAGATTGGACAGCCTCTGAATACTTAATGAAACATGTGACAGATATTGATGAATTCAAAGAGAAGAAAGCACGTTAATATCATGAATGTAGTTGCAAGGATACATGGGGAAGCTACGAGTGCACGTGTAGTGGTCACCTTTTGTATATAAGAGACCATGATATTGTTCATTGTGTTCCCCAATGGAATGGAATTGACCAATCCGTTCTTCTCATTTTCATTAGAAAAGCCAAaagcaaagtacattgctattgtgTGACTTTTTAATGTTTGTTACATTGTCAAATCTCTAAAGAGACATCATTATCTATTTTAAATGTTACAAAAACGATTACTCTCCTTTATCTTACATCGTTCAATCCAAACAAATCTTCACCACACTCATCCAAAGCAACGCCAACGGGTGAAATAGATGATGGTCTTTCTTATCTATttatcttaattatatgtttttctttttgtATCATCTTGGAGGGTATAAATAATCTGTACAGAGGTTAAAAGCATCTTTTATGTGCTGTAATTAAGAAAAATGTTTAAATGTTGGTTTTCATATGCttgtttgaaatgttttaaagcCAGAAGGGTTGCTTTGGTTACTCTCTTTCTCACTCAACCACACAGGTAGATAAATTACATTTCAGTAATATTATATCTTTTGTGACGTTTCAGTCTAAAAATACAAAACATGATTATGGGCATTTTAGTAATTTTGCAAAGTTTCAGTCTAATCTTACATGTGATGGTTTAAAATTTTCAGTATTCAAATGTTTTGGTTGACAAATTGTATTTGTATGAATTGGTTGTTCTTGATTCAAGCACATAGGTAACTCCTTGAACTGTAGCATTCCAGCCAGCTTTTTAAGCAATTCCTCACAACCCTATTGTTCTATATCTTATTTATTGTTCAATTGTTATTCCATCGATTGAGAACAGAAtgaagaaagataaaaaaaaggtTCCGTTGTTATGTTCTCTCAAAACTAAAAAACAATATATTATTTCTTGGAGGTAAAATTTTTAATCGAATCATGTCTTTTTGTCATGTCAAATTATATGTAATGCAACATATTTACAACGGATATACATTTAACTTAGTAACCAAGAGTTTACAAActcatgtttttttataaaataagtgGATTTACATGTATAATCACATACTTACAAATTataaagttattaaaaaaaatacaatattacaatttataagtttttctaaattaatgatatattattttattatataatcaattttttatttttatttaaaattaacacCCCATGGATTCCACAGGTTTTAACCTAGTTATTTTATACATAGAGGATCCTTTGAAATTAATGACGTGAAGGGTTGCATTATCTTAAAGATTAGAGCGTTGGAAGATGTTAGATTAGATGTCATATCGAAATACTAACGAATCAACTACGGCTTCTAGTCATGGGCATATATTGCAATGTACAATACGTTAACAAGAAACAAAATGAAAATGCAATATTGTTTaaagagaaaataacaagtatgaaGGCATATGAGGAATAATGAATTGCTCTTTATTAAAAAGCGTAAGATATATATATTCTAGAGCCAATCACAAAATGAAAATTACTTAAATCtaattataagaaaaaaatacAATCGTCTTCTTCATAAATTACATAATTCAATCAAATTTATAGTAAATAACACATTGATAACATGTTCCATCATTTAAAACAAATTTGATTGATTTCCCCTATTCCATAAAACCGATACACAATATCAAGTTATCAACTCAAGATATCGAGTATCCCCTCTTCCGAGACCTCGACTTGTGTTGTTTCCCACTTGTGGGACCCGCAAATATTCCAAATTTTCTCGATATCGACGTCAAAAACGTTTTCCCATTTCTCGATTTATCCATCATTCCTTGTTTCATACAAACTTGTTCCTTTTCCAAATCACTTAGTCTTACTCGCATTCTTGAAATCTCTAATTTTAGGTCACGGTTCTCTCTTCTTAGAGACGCGTACGTGTCGCGTGGCGACATGGGTGCACTTGGTGCACCACTGGGTGCACCGGACATGTAGCCAGAGAAGGCTGATGGTCCGGTGATGGCGGTTCGTAGGCGGAGTTGTTCAAAGTAGAGGACCCGAACCGCCATGTGGGCGGGTAGACGGTCGTTTTGTGCCGCGTGGTTTGATGCTTCTTGAGATAGCTTTTCACAGTCTATGAATTTGCATAGTCTTTTACGGTCGTGTTCGGTTAGCGTAGGATGGGCCTATTGGTCATAAGAATAATAAATAACAGTGTAAggtaaccttttttttttttttcctttttatctTCTCTTAATGTTGTCTGGATATATACATTGACATGTTACTCATAcatcttttttcttttctttttcttgggTCGTCATTTACTCATACATCTTTTATATGTTAGTAATCTATACAACAATATGTGTTTCTTTTTTATTTGATGCAGAAAGACGACCTAAAATAAAAAATTCCCATTGAATCctaatttttttacaaaattttctTTAGAGTTGCTCATTAATGTTACCAAAACAAGTTAATACTAAATGaccaatttttaaagtttatcatataataaacatttaATTCGCGAAGTGattttttttctattaattttGCCAAAAATATCACGAAATACAGAAAAAGACCCAGAATTAAATAATTTCCAGTTTTGGCTGATAAATAATTATTTCTTTCAGATATAAAGAAAAATAGACTTTATCCTTCTCCAAAAAGCCAAACACCTTGACTGCATTTAGTTTTGTTTAAATTTCTAAGGAATACTTATGGAAACCAATTTCACCATTATTTATTTTGCAATTGTTTTTCCACGAAATAAcatcattttcaaaaaaaaattatgtcattttgcaaaaaaaaaaaaagaaatcgtaaaatatgatgtcaaaaaaaGTAATTCATAAATTAGCAATAATTTTGAAAAACTCTATACGTATTTGTGTAGCGTTGTATGTACATCCTCCATAATTTGACAATTTATATAAGTAAAGGATACTATAATAACACCTAACTTTTTTCCCAAAATAAGTCATCATTATTTGATAATTGTTGAAAATAATGACACTTTTGTAATATGACCCCTccatttttggtcatttttataattagctcttttctttttatatttttccttttCATTTCATATCCGTGTTATTCTAAACATCATTTATCCAGACAACAATTTATTATGATACCAGGAAAAAAAGTTATGCGTTACCTTGAGATAGATATCAACCGCTCGGTAAAGTCCATCATCGATAACACGAGCATAATCCGGCAAGACTTCAATCATAGCAACAAACTTTTGAAAACTCAAGTAAGGATCCGGAGCAATTTCCGCCAAATACGCATCCACAATCCTTCCAACTTTTAGCAACGAACTATGACTCGTGGACCCCACACCCCCTTCCGATTCATACCCACAACAATCATCATCATCTCCATCTTCCACCTCCTCAATTATCTGTAAAAATTGCACCAAAATCCTATGAATCGTATCAACATCAAACATCGAATCCCCCGTTTGAACACTCGGTATAAGCAAATCATCAAGTGAAACCGATTCTAATCTAACCGCAATCCTTCTCTCAATTCCAAGCCTACACCCGAGACTCGAATCCACCATAATCGCCATTCTTAACATCCCAAAAAGAAAATCTATAGGAATCAATGAGCTATTCTCCATTGGTAATAAACTTTCAagagtttccaaaattaccctttGCCCTGTTTCCAAAACCGGAATCGTTCTCGCGGGATTCCAAATCCGGGATTTTCCGATTCCCTTTAAAGATTCCCGAGCGTAATACATTATAGATGAAATCACACTATCTTGTCGAATACCTCTAGTTACCATTACCGAAATTACCCTTTgataaaaatcgatttttaaacCTGATAAATCTTCAATCCACCATTCTCGGCGTCTACCCTTTTCCTCTATCACCCGGTTATCACATTCTAAACGGGATAAACCCGCAACCAATTGCTCCTTACAAGCATTCTCAGCGATAAATTCGACTAATTTGTTCACAATCCCGACTTCATCTGCTATGGGAAGAATCATCTCGCAAGAACGTAAAACTTGTATCGATTTTTCAAGATTTTGTGAGACGATCTCGTTTAGGTACGATTCTGTTCGTGTAATTAGGTTTTCGTTGCGGTAATTTTCAGTCATTTCGAGGTATACGGCGGCGCAGTGGAGGTGGGCAACGTTTGCCGGTGTGATTTCGAAATTGACACCGTAGCAGAATTTTGCGGCGAGTTCGAATGCCTCGGGCCCACCGGGGAAGTTGATGAGGTCTAGTTTTGAGAGATTTGTGTCTTTTGTTTCGGCCACCATTTTTCTTATTCTTCCGCTTTGTGATACGAGAGGGAATTTGTGGAGGAGGAAAGAGGTGTCGTCGATTGTGATTGTGATATCTCCGGCGACATCTGAAAAGATACTGGGAAAAAGAAAGGTACATAACAGTTTAATAATACAGGAATCGAATCAAAGTAAATAATGGCATTTTAAGAAGTGAAAAAAGTGTACATTTGTGGATGTACACTCTGATTAAAAATCTGCTTTATGTTTTGGATGCATTCATCAACATTTATACAAAATTCATAAATCGCAAATCCCTAGCTCAGTCGAAATCGATAGATTCTTGAGGTAACAACAATGGAATTAAGTAAATCGATCATCGATAATCACAATAAACCAGGAAATTTGCGCGAAAACACGAATTACGATGTATGAAGCATATAAGTCGAGGTTACAAAGAGGAAAATGCATACTCAATCTGTTATCTGTACATACCGATTAGCGAAGGAGTTGCAGAACTTGGGAGTAGGGGAGGAGCGGTTATTGTGGTCGGAAAGTACCATCGTCGTACCACCACCAGCAACCACCGTAGAGCTAGTGATCACCACCAGAAAGAAGCAGTTCCGACTTGGAAGATATATGTATCCGTTTCAACAGTAACGGGAAAATGCAGAAAAAAGATAAACATAAATGGCAGTGACAACGTAACCAATAATGGAGACTACCACAAAAATAATAATGCACtacttttcaagcttacacaaaTGATCAAAATGCACAATTCCCTCGTCTTCGAAAATAAATACCTTATCTagataatttatttttatgtaaACATAGACCCCAGCAAAAACAATGGAGGTCACATACTCACATTTACCGAAAAATCTGGCGTGGAGTAAGAGATTATGTACAAGTAATAATGCATGAAGATACAACCCACAAAGAGCATGCATTGTGTTCACTTTTTGTTGCTGCTGACTGCTTTTCGTCTTTAGGACTGGAGCTCATGTCTGCTTTTGCTTTTCCGTTTCACTTGTCTTAGAGTGTAGTCAAATTTTTATAAATGGTCCCTTTGCTTTCAAAAATATACGACCAATAGCTTTTATGATGAATTTCTTTGCATAGATAGTGCTCAAAAATCTTTACATGAATAGTCTCCATTTGTTTAGCACCATTAaggcattctctctctctctctctctctctctctctctctctctctctctctctctctctctctctctctctctctctctctctcattaagAATTAGAGAGTTACAAggtttgtttttatttctttttctcaaTATGAATTTTATTGTCAACGTTATAAGGTTGTTGCTTTTTTTTTACATCGATTGCAGGTAGACACTAATGAAATTAAAGTCTTGAGTTAAGCTTAGAGGGTGTGAGGTTtggatgattttttttcttttaaattagaACTACTAATGTTCTTTAAAATTACACATAATCGAAGTGAGTAAATTAATCCAATTTTTTAACAGTTTCCTCAAATTTCTAATAGTGTTCTTTTAATTGAAAATCTAGAAGAGATTTCTTTTCTGTAGAAGAAATTGTTGCTTTATAAGAGACATTTATTTTCTGTAGAAGAAATTGATAATCTTTCGCaatatcaaattttaaattttgtgtTTATAACAATGATTATAACTATAACAccataatataaaaatcatacCTTATTGTAGCTTTATTCATTCCAAATTTCATTTTGTTCTCACTAAAATATTTATTGAAATATAGGATTGAAAACATTAGATGGTTCATCTATTTATATAACAATTGTAAAGCTGTTTGTACAATTCATTTGTATTTAGCTACTCCTAAAATGTAGAATGGATGAGAGGTGGAGCACATGATCAGCTGATCCATTATTATGGTAACAACAAGACAAAAAGTTGAAGAGAGATACAAGATATGCAAAGAGAATAATGGATTCTATAAAAGAAGAAGAATAACCAGTCAAACACCATCTTTGTTCTCATGTTATCTTTGAAAATTTTGAGTTGATTcatagtattttaggtttttaACTATTTCTTACTAGACTTCCATGTAATTTCATATTTTCATTACTGAACATAGTAAAGACTATGAGTTTTCAGAATTTATTCTAATACAAACCAACTACTACTTTCTTTTCCGTAGAAGCTTGCTACCTACGTGCACATATTAACTTTTATCAGACAATATTCTTTGTAGAAGGTTAAAAAGCTTCAAGTAGATAGAGGAAAAGATGTTCGTTAAATTTTGGTTCACTCACCAAGTTTTAAGAATTCTTCTGTTTTGGTTGATGCTTTATTGATTTTGAAGCTAAAAATGTTAAATTATCAAGTTGGTCGCTACTTTTTGGAAAACCTCAAAACTTCATTGTCATTTTAGGCCAAAAAAGTCTACATAAGAAAAATGATCAAACTTTTGTTGTTTTTCATTGATAAAGCTAAAATAAGGTGGTTAAACCACAAATATGACCAACATACAATTATTTCTCCGAAGTTTATTTTATTAGTATAAAATGAATTACATATTTATCATTATTTcgtttgtatttattttgaaattttacgtTATAAAGTTCTTAATCTTTACATCTTGATATTTAACATTTTCTTTAacaaaatatataatattaataccTTCATATATAACCTTTTTTAATCAACTCGTTTATCACACGGTTCTTACACCTGGTTGAGTGAATGTATGTATTAATATGAATCAATCATTTCAAAAACACGAATAAATGTAAATTTATAATCTTaactattaatttattttagtaattaaataattaaatcatTAATCCAATcttaacaattaattaattttaataattaaatcatTAATCGAGGCaaattgtttaatgttttaaaaccCTACGTATCGATCAAAGCCCCAAAAAAAcatcaaccttcttcttctcatgtTCCCTCTTCACCGTCAGCCGCAACTTCTTCATACCCATTGCTACTGCTTTTATTACTTGAAAAAGAGGAATTAGAGAGCCAGAAGCAGACTCCATAAATCCATCCAGTTCCTGGAGATATTTCGCCAaaaggaaaaaatgaaaaaaattatccTCTAAACTTAGTTTTCCAAAAGGAAAGAATGAAAACAATTATCCCCTAAACTTCTAAATCGGCATCTGATATCGATCATTCACAATGGTTTGGTTTGAATCCTAAATCAACATTTGATTCCAATCCTTCTCATAAATTTCAATTACTACTTTAACTAATGATCTCTTAACAGTGTAGTGAGTACCCTATCAAGTTCCATGTCTCCAAATGAGTTTTTTTGGATATTAGCAATTGTCTCCCTTATGAGTTGTGCAAAATGTATAAGACTACTCGGTGGGCAACATGTTATTACATCCAAAATGTACACCTCATGATCTTAGTCATAcattggtgttataacaccaaaagTTGAAATAGACAACACCAAATAACATGTGATAACATgccttttttttttatgtttttaatttatatttttccaatttgtttttttttatttatgtcataatattaataaaaaaacatataaattattaacacataatttaattaaatcctaaactaaaaataacatttaaaaactaaaaatgacattacaaataaaaacattaaataaaaacatatgatggtcctaaatttaaaaaacataaaccGATACAGTATTCGTCACCCTAATATTTCTACTCGATCTTTGCCTTCATTTTTTGGAGCAATAGCAATTATCTCGGTGACATTATCCTCGCTAGTGCAAAGAATTGCCAAATCCTTCGTCATCTGATCTTCCTCGTCTTCTTGACATAGGAACTCCAAATGCTCACGTTGCAAGTCATATCTTTTAATTGTGATGTCGTTGTGGACGTTAATTTTCTGTTTCAGTTCTGTagggaaatttagggtttgtggtggagatctggataccaacttggatcgtgatatcactttctgaactgatatttctaccctatgcctgggttacaagaaattcagcttaggataatccaagtggacacttacAATCCTAGGCATAGAAATCGTAAGCTAATATGCTAGAGGATTCTGTGAAAGTATGATGAAAAATGAGAACTTAAGATCGTGTATATCTTCTGAAAAGAAGAGtcgtttatataataaacgatattagggtttcattaggtttGGGCCGCTATGGGTTCCTTTGGAAACAAGTCAGAGTAATCCgaattttaatgaggatttatgGTTACCAAGGCTAACGAGTTtagttagttttaccataatcaccctcaataATAGGAATAACCCACTATGTACCCATATTAGGGACCCTagtcaggggctctgccccttggaccctgctAGGGGCGCTTCCCCTAGACCCCACCAAAGGGGCGTTGCCCCCGAACCCCCGACTAGTCGTCGAACCGACTActaatttgatcttatacatgcgtgcactccgcACCAACCCGTACAAatattagaaaacaaattaagaaGCCCTTTAGCTTAATGCTAATTCCAGTTACATAAAAATGACattgtgacactaaaatcaccaacaagttACGCGTGCTGTTGAAGTGTACTTTCGCTTTCCTCTTTATTTCGTTGAGCCTGCTTCACTTTGTCGTTCCCTATCGGTCATCGATGCGTGGATATCTCTTCGATGTCGTTGAGGTCGTCTGGGAGCTCATCGGTGTCGACAATGAGGTCAATGTTCGTGTGTACGTCGGAAATGTCGACCAAACCCGAGTCACGAGATCTCTTTGATTGTTGTTTCGATGATGTTGGCATTCTAGTCCATTCTGATTATTCCTTAACAATCTCCCAAATTTTTTCATACTAAAAACGTGACCCGTCTCGACATGATATTGCTCCATCCCCGCTCTAAACACATCGAAATCGGTCACACCACTTTTCTTATGCAAGGAAAGTTTATTGTAGATGGAATTGAACTTGGTGAATTTCTTTATAGTTTGAGTCCACTTGCTACTCAACATATCGTGATTGCGATATGTGTCCTCATTCTTCAAAATTTCACGAAATTTGCCAAACACaactgtaacgcctgtagatccgggctagtcaatttagagataatgagAGTAAAAAATGAGATTTTAATGAAAGATTATtcagaaggattaatcttaaccaagttgtagtatatcttacaagggttctgtacatataaagaacaccaaaatccgagttataacgaaaaagttatggctcgtcgaagtttttcggcaaaatcgGCAAGACACCgggagacataaatagtgaatttatgatagaggactttttagccttagtaatctaaacaaaagtcgtagaatatgttaaactgagagtggccataaaaagaacgcccaaatctgactttgtatgaggaagttatgatttttctaaaatttagcaTAACAATGTACAGCCtggaaatttgaattttagatcagtcgattttcagccaaaataatctaaacaagaaatgaagatatcgttaataggatttaaacgataaaaagacagtcgaaaacggagctcgtatgcgaaagatatggacgaagctagGTCCCTAcacttcgagcgcgataaattcgatacagttttgtaattctgagatagaatgagaattagctgacggcgtctaaatagaatgagaattagttgacggcgtctaaatgaaagttgtagtattcataaataccaacgcgttgatataaagaacgtcaaaaatggagttcatatgaacaagttacaaattataatagcatatttacgtattaaaataaagtaaaaatatatacaaatgtatatatcattagaaaggtatcgacgatgtggttattataagactagtgttgagtactttcgacattagtttagtacaaatatcgttaaatctatttaaaatagtattatgaatgggtgtttagtcgtttatataagtataaggtcattaagtaattatggatggtagtttttgtaaattcaattactataaataagaggcttgggctctcatatttcttgcaccattctcttaattcaagagtctttctcttcttatcccccgagcatttcggtccctcgtgattcgacttctctttctatagTTTTAATATAGTAAGGTGAGCCCTGAAGCGCTGcatgaatctttcttagaaagattcagcaacgaagttctgcccctgcagagcccgactcctagctaaaacccccttgtaagtaagttatgctttccctattttaatatagcttatatttaaaattaatattgttattatgaacttataataaatatttgagctattattatgacttatataagcgtcgttataatatctttttaactactcgcggtacgggaaatctggtttaaagggccgcatagggttatcggatttcagaagtgctatatgccaaaatagtCCTGCCCTTCGATGTTTTATGTctagcccctgtctgtacatagtggttggaaagtattgtttaaatgattatataataataataataagactaataattagtcacggtaaatattagactaaaatctagtggtaataatactaggttttgtcgaaggaaattattttaaagtaaacgaagcactgtccgagtaccgagtcaccaccttatcaagtgagtgcatagtccctttcatcttacacatagatatgaagtatttaatataaattatgtgatgtgagtgcatggtctcattcatcttacacatagatatgaagtatttaatataaattacgtgttatgagtgcatggtccctttcatcttacacatagatatgaagtattttaatataaattatgtgctatgtgtgtatattgtctgaatacttgctgtctatgctgggtgaaatatttttatacatgcttttaaatgatctaaactatatatttattttatatctacaaatatgttgggataaaacatgtgtagatgaaatagttggtgtgtgatgaaataaaatgatgagagataggtgatgataggaaggtgataataattaggtgatgatagataggtgctgatgaatcggtgatgtagaatgaaagataccataaccttgtccatcaatttggagatgtagtcatctaccagagtatagatggcgaccacggactattatagacaaccccgtggaaacaccaacaggctcataacctgtaggtgatgaattacgagttcaggcgatgttgtacctacgtattcatgtgatgatactctaacccttactatgaattacgagttcaagcgatgttgtaactacgtattcatgtgatgatactctaacccttactatgaattacgagtttagGTGATGTTGTAACTaggtattcatgcgatgatactccaaCCCTTACTAGGtgcgtattgagggagtaatccccgaacCATTATTGTCTGtgtgatgtaggcgatgatccttaggaaaagtccttaggaatgaacatataaggaaatgcgatgtgaagagatgagaggtaaatacgatatAGGAGATGAACCTTAAGGTAATACTTTAGGGAATATCAAATGAagaaaatggggatgggtaatcgggttaattgtttgacatgtattatgtgaagaaacaagttaattatattattgtgggttgaaaaccctgtgtactcaccaggtttcccaacctgacccactcagtttatttgtatcacatgtgtcgatatgaagtcacattacactcaCAGATTAAGGGGATATAAattactagtgataatgaatgtaagttctgtttatgcttatgtttctgtattgacgatgacatcccagatgttttaaaatgaataaaaatactttttttcggaaatgctttgataacatatttatcatgttttactgggaacaaattccgcaacatttttattaaaaggggtactctgatttttataaagcataaacaaaatcggtcttttttggctgtGAAAATAGAGATGTCACAACAACTTCCCAAAAGCGACTTTTCTCATATCCTTTCCCTTAGTTAGGTTTTATTGATGTGACACCTCCAACATATACTCTTCCTCCATTATCCACCATGTTTGAGGTTCTTCCAATTGCTCCACCTCGACCACCGCCTCATTCCCTTTCGTTCTTGTTCTCCCTTTCTTGGTCGTTGGTTTCCGACTACCCCCCGCTTGTATCTTGACAACCGTTTTTCTCGTGGGCGGTGGTTGTGTGGTAGTTTGTGGCATGGAAGCA
This window encodes:
- the LOC111885764 gene encoding BTB/POZ domain-containing protein At3g08570 codes for the protein MVLSDHNNRSSPTPKFCNSFANRIFSDVAGDITITIDDTSFLLHKFPLVSQSGRIRKMVAETKDTNLSKLDLINFPGGPEAFELAAKFCYGVNFEITPANVAHLHCAAVYLEMTENYRNENLITRTESYLNEIVSQNLEKSIQVLRSCEMILPIADEVGIVNKLVEFIAENACKEQLVAGLSRLECDNRVIEEKGRRREWWIEDLSGLKIDFYQRVISVMVTRGIRQDSVISSIMYYARESLKGIGKSRIWNPARTIPVLETGQRVILETLESLLPMENSSLIPIDFLFGMLRMAIMVDSSLGCRLGIERRIAVRLESVSLDDLLIPSVQTGDSMFDVDTIHRILVQFLQIIEEVEDGDDDDCCGYESEGGVGSTSHSSLLKVGRIVDAYLAEIAPDPYLSFQKFVAMIEVLPDYARVIDDGLYRAVDIYLKAHPTLTEHDRKRLCKFIDCEKLSQEASNHAAQNDRLPAHMAVRVLYFEQLRLRTAITGPSAFSGYMSGAPSGAPSAPMSPRDTYASLRRENRDLKLEISRMRVRLSDLEKEQVCMKQGMMDKSRNGKTFLTSISRKFGIFAGPTSGKQHKSRSRKRGYSIS